In one Bdellovibrio sp. ArHS genomic region, the following are encoded:
- a CDS encoding GNAT family protein has translation MTPHHLPETITADRVTLKKHKMELAAMMFRHVDADRERLGKFLPWVAWTKGIHDEREYIEMTHKQWTDFKMFDYGIFLNDGDVYVGNVGVHTIAWEHNRCELGYWIVGGHEGQGYVSEAVKALEKVLFEEGFFRIEIRCSGGNERSASVALRCGYLLEGRLRKHCIENGQRRDTLIYAKLKNGN, from the coding sequence GTGACCCCTCATCATCTTCCTGAAACTATCACTGCGGACCGTGTAACTTTAAAGAAGCACAAAATGGAGCTGGCGGCGATGATGTTCCGTCACGTTGATGCCGATCGCGAGCGTCTGGGAAAATTTCTTCCTTGGGTCGCTTGGACGAAAGGCATCCACGACGAACGTGAATATATCGAGATGACTCATAAACAATGGACCGATTTCAAAATGTTCGACTATGGTATCTTCCTGAACGACGGGGATGTCTATGTGGGTAATGTCGGTGTGCATACCATCGCCTGGGAACACAATCGCTGTGAGCTTGGCTACTGGATTGTCGGTGGTCACGAGGGACAGGGCTATGTCAGCGAAGCGGTCAAAGCATTGGAAAAGGTTCTTTTTGAGGAAGGTTTTTTCCGCATCGAGATTCGCTGTTCAGGAGGAAACGAACGTTCGGCTTCAGTCGCTCTTCGCTGTGGCTATCTATTGGAAGGCCGTTTGCGTAAACACTGTATTGAAAACGGTCAAAGACGCGACACTCTTATTTATGCCAAAT
- a CDS encoding Rrf2 family transcriptional regulator — MVDQRFSVSVHIMTVLAYHKGELMTSDQLASSIRTNPTVVRRLVSRLVEAGLLESFKGKSGGVKILKSPKEISLKEIYTAVCDKKLIATPDKEPLKQCLVSCNMGKLMDEVANGIEKNSMEYLSGIRLSDLCGKIK, encoded by the coding sequence ATGGTCGATCAAAGATTCTCTGTCTCAGTTCATATCATGACAGTCCTGGCTTATCATAAGGGCGAGCTGATGACGTCTGATCAATTAGCAAGTAGCATTCGCACGAATCCAACGGTGGTTCGCCGCTTGGTCTCCCGTCTGGTCGAAGCGGGACTTTTGGAATCCTTTAAAGGTAAATCCGGGGGGGTGAAGATCCTAAAATCTCCGAAAGAGATTTCATTGAAAGAGATCTACACTGCTGTTTGCGATAAAAAGCTGATCGCCACGCCTGACAAAGAACCGCTGAAACAATGCCTGGTTAGCTGCAACATGGGAAAACTCATGGATGAAGTGGCCAACGGCATAGAAAAAAACTCCATGGAGTATTTGTCAGGCATCCGTCTTTCCGATCTTTGCGGAAAAATCAAATAA